Below is a window of Sus scrofa isolate TJ Tabasco breed Duroc chromosome 3, Sscrofa11.1, whole genome shotgun sequence DNA.
CGCCCACACCCTGACGTCCTCCACCAGCGGCCCGGGGTCCTCCCCGCCGGCCCCCACCACGCTGCCCGCCCCCGCCTGGACCTCCAGCACCAGCCCTGGGTCCGGCTCCCCGAGCGGCAcccctgccacccacaccaccTCCCTCCCCGCGCCTGCCAGCTCCGCCCCGCCCACCGGGGCCACCTCTGACACCAGCCCTGGCCCCGCCACCTCGGCCCCCGCCTCCGCGACCACGGCCACCCTGCCCACGCCCCCCGCGTCCCAGGCCACCCGGGACGCCACCACACTCAGGGTCACCACGGCCGCCCCCGGCACACCACACAGCGCCCCGGCCGTCACCTCCGGCACCGTCCCCTCCACCGTCCACCCCACACTCACATCgccacccacctccacctccctcacgccctcctcccccgcctccgcctccgcctccgcctccgcctccccCTCGGCGCCCGGCCTCCCAGCCACAGCCccggccaccaccaccaccgccaccagcGCCGCCTCCGCCCCGTCCACGGGGGCCCCGACCCCCACGGCCGCCCTGGGCTCCACGCTCGCTCCCGCcagctccgcccccgcccccggcaccaccacgcccgccccgccccctccgcaCGACACACACCACGCCCGCCGTCCCCACCACCGCGGCCACGGGGCCCGGCGTGACATCCATGTTCACCAGTACCCACAGCACCCCCGCGCCCTCCCTCTCCACCAGCCCCGCGGGGACCTCCTCCGGGGGCTCCTCTCCCGCCCCGACCGCCGGTACCCGGGCCACCCAGGCCCCGAGTGCCACCTCGGCGGTGGCGGCCGGCTCCAGCTCCGCTCCGCCGCGCCCCACCTCCGCCACCCCGGCCACTGACCTCTCCCCCGGCTCTCCCGCCATCACCACCCGCATCACGTCTCCGCCTTCCCTCACCACAGCCGTCACGCCCACCCACACGGCCCCGTCCCCGgcacccaccaccacctccacgcCCGTGGCCGCCCACACCCTGACGTCCTCCACCAGCGGCCCGGGGTCCTCCCCGCCGGCCCCCACCACGCTGCCCGCCCCCGCCTGGACCTCCAGCACCAGCCCTGGGTCCGGCTCCCCGAGCGGCAcccctgccacccacaccaccTCCCTCCCCGCGCCTGCCAGCTCCGCCCCGCCCACCGGGGCCACCTCTGACACCAGCCCTGGCCCCGCCACCTCGGCCCCCGCCTCCGCGACCACGGCCACCCTGCCCACGCCCCCCGCGTCCCAGGCCACCCGGGACGCCACCACACTCAGGGTCACCACGGCCGCCCCCGGCACACCACACAGCGCCCCGGCCGTCACCTCCGGCACCGTCCCCTCCACCGTCCACCCCACACTCACATCgccacccacctccacctccctcacgccctcctcccccgcctccgcctccgcctccgcctccgcctccccCTCGGCGCCCGGCCTCCCAGCCACAGCCccggccaccaccaccaccgccaccagcGCCGCCTCCGCCCCGTCCACGGGGGCCCCGACCCCCACGGCCGCCCTGGGCTCCACGCTCGCTCCCGCcagctccgcccccgcccccggcaccaccacgcccgcccccgcccccctccgcACGACACACACCACGCCCGCCGTCCCCACCACCGCGGCCACGGGGCCCGGCGTGACATCCATGTTCACCAGTACCCACAGCACCCCCGCGCCCTCCCTCTCCACCAGCCCCGCGGGGACCTCCTCCGGGGGCTCCTCTCCCGCCCCGACCGCCGGTACCCGGGCCACCCAGGCCCCGAGTGCCACCTCGGCGGTGGCGGCCGGCTCCAGCTCCGCTCCGCCGCGCCCCACCTCCGCCACCCCGGCCACTGACCTCTCCCCCGGCTCTCCCGCCATCACCACCCGCATCACGTCTCCGCCTTCCCTCACCACAGCCGTCACGCCCACCCACACGGCCCCGTCCCCGgcacccaccaccacctccacgcCCGTGGCCGCCCACACCCTGACGTCCTCCACCAGCGGCCCGGGGTCCTCCCCGCCGGCCCCCACCACGCTGCCCGCCCCCGCCTGGACCTCCAGCACCAGCCCTGGGTCCGGCTCCCCGAGCGGCAcccctgccacccacaccaccTCCCTCCCCGCGCCTGCCAGCTCCGCCCCGCCCACCGGGGCCACCTCTGACACCAGCCCTGGCCCCGCCACCTCGGCCCCCGCCTCCGCGACCACGGCCACCCTGCCCACGCCCCCCGCGTCCCAGGCCACCCGGGACGCCACCACACTCAGGGTCACCACGGCCGCCCCCGGCACACCACACAGCGCCCCGGCCGTCACCTCCGGCACCGTCCCCTCCACCGTCCACCCCACACTCACATCgccacccacctccacctccctcacgccctcctcccccgcctccgcctccgcctccgcctccgcctccgcctccccCTCGGCGCCCGGCCTCCCAGCCACAGCCccggccaccaccaccaccgccaccagcGCCGCCTCCGCCCCGTCCACGGGGGCCCCGACCCCCACGGCCGCCCTGGGCTCCACGCTCGCTCCCGCcagctccgcccccgcccccggcaccaccacgcccgcccccgcccccctccgcACGACACACACCACGCCCGCCGTCCCCACCACCGCGGCCACGGGGCCCGGCGTGACATCCATGTTCACCAGTACCCACAGCACCCCCGCGCCCTCCCTCTCCACCAGCCCCGCGGGGACCTCCTCCGGGGGCTCCTCTCCCGCCCCGACCGCCGGTACCCGGGCCACCCAGGCCCCGAGTGCCACCTCGGCGGTGGCGGCCGGCTCCAGCTCCGCTCCGCCGCGCCCCACCTCCGCCACCCCGGCCACTGACCTCTCCCCCGGCTCTCCCGCCATCACCACCCGCATCACGTCTCCGCCTTCCCTCACCACAGCCGTCACGCCCACCCACACGGCCCCGTCCCCGgcacccaccaccacctccacgcCCGTGGCCGCCCACACCCTGACGTCCTCCACCAGCGGCCCGGGGTCCTCCCCGCCGGCCCCCACCACGCTGCCCGCCCCCGCCTGGACCTCCAGCACCAGCCCTGGGTCCGGCTCCCCGAGCGGCAcccctgccacccacaccaccTCCCTCCCCGCGCCTGCCAGCTCCGCCCCGCCCACCGGGGCCACCTCTGACACCAGCCCTGGCCCCGCCACCTCGGCCCCCGCCTCCGCGACCACGGCCACCCTGCCCACGCCCCCCGCGTCCCAGGCCACCCGGGACGCCACCACACTCAGGGTCACCACGGCCGCCCCCGGCACACCACACAGCGCCCCGGCCGTCACCTCCGGCACCGTCCCCTCCACCGTCCACCCCACACTCACATCgccacccacctccacctccctcacgccctcctcccccgcctccgcctccgcctccgcctccgcctccccCTCGGCGCCCGGCCTCCCAGCCACAGCCccggccaccaccaccaccgccaccagcGCCGCCTCCGCCCCGTCCACGGGGGCCCCGACCCCCACGGCCGCCCTGGGCTCCACGCTCGCTCCCGCcagctccgcccccgcccccggcaccaccacgcccgcccccgcccccctccgcACGACACACACCACGCCCGCCGTCCCCACCACCGCGGCCACGGGGCCCGGCGTGACATCCATGTTCACCAGTACCCACAGCACCCCCGCGCCCTCCCTCTCCACCAGCCCCGCGGGGACCTCCTCCGGGGGCTCCTCTCCCGCCCCGACCGCCGGTACCCGGGCCACCCAGGCCCCGAGTGCCACCTCGGCGGTGGCGGCCGGCTCCAGCTCCGCTCCGCCGCGCCCCACCTCCGCCACCCCGGCCACTGACCTCTCCCCCGGCTCTCCCGCCATCACCACCCGCATCACGTCTCCGCCTTCCCTCACCACAGCCGTCACGCCCACCCACACGGCCCCGTCCCCGgcacccaccaccacctccacgcCCGTGGCCGCCCACACCCTGACGTCCTCCACCAGCGGCCCGGGGTCCTCCCCGCCGGCCCCCACCACGCTGCCCGCCCCCGCCTGGACCTCCAGCACCAGCCCTGGGTCCGGCTCCCCGAGCGGCAcccctgccacccacaccaccTCCCTCCCCGCGCCTGCCAGCTCCGCCCCGCCCACCGGGGCCACCTCTGACACCAGCCCTGGCCCCGCCACCTCGGCCCCCGCCTCCGCGACCACGGCCACCCTGCCCACGCCCCCCGCGTCCCAGGCCACCCGGGACGCCACCACACTCAGGGTCACCACGGCCGCCCCCGGCACACCACACAGCGCCCCGGCCGTCACCTCCGGCACCGTCCCCTCCACCGTCCACCCCACACTCACATCgccacccacctccacctccctcacgccctcctcccccgcctccgcctccgcctccgcctccgcctccgcctccccCTCGGCGCCCGGCCTCCCAGCCACAGCCccggccaccaccaccaccgccaccagcGCCGCCTCCGCCCCGTCCACGGGGGCCCCGACCCCCACGGCCGCCCTGGGCTCCACGCTCGCTCCCGCcagctccgcccccgcccccggcaccaccacgcccgcccccgcccccctccgcACGACACACACCACGCCCGCCGTCCCCACCACCGCGGCCACGGGGCCCGGCGTGACATCCATGTTCACCAGTACCCACAGCACCCCCGCGCCCTCCCTCTCCACCAGCCCCGCGGGGACCTCCTCCGGGGGCTCCTCTCCCGCCCCGACCGCCGGTACCCGGGCCACCCAGGCCCCGAGTGCCACCTCGGCGGTGGC
It encodes the following:
- the LOC110260078 gene encoding elastin-like, producing the protein MDVTPGPVAAVVGTAGVGTVPEVTAGALCGVPGAAVVTLSVVASRVAWDAGGVGRVAVVAEAGAEVAGPGLVSEVAPVGGAELAGAGREVVWVAGVPLGEPDPGLVLEVQAGAGSVVGAGGEDPGPLVEDVRVWAATGVEVVVGAGDGAVWVGVTAVVREGGDVMRVVMAGEPGERSVAGVAEVGRGGAELEPAATAEVALGAWVARVPAVGAGEEPPEEVPAGLVEREGAGVLWVLVNMDVTPGPVAAVVGTAGVGTVPEVTAGALCGVPGAAVVTLSVVASRVAWDAGGVGRVAVVAEAGAEVAGPGLVSEVAPVGGAELAGAGREVVWVAGVPLGEPDPGLVLEVQAGAGSVVGAGGEDPGPLVEDVRVWAATGVEVVVGAGDGAVWVGVTAVVREGGDVMRVVMAGEPGERSVAGVAEVGRGGAELEPAATAEVALGAWVARVPAVGAGEEPPEEVPAGLVEREGAGVLWVLVNMDVTPGPVAAVVGTAGVGTVPEVTAGALCGVPGAAVVTLSVVASRVAWDAGGVGRVAVVAEAGAEVAGPGLVSEVAPVGGAELAGAGREVVWVAGVPLGEPDPGLVLEVQAGAGSVVGAGGEDPGPLVEDVRVWAATGVEVVAET